Within Hydrogenophaga sp. PAMC20947, the genomic segment GCAGAGCTGCGTCAGGCCTTGCGCACGATCCGGGCGGGTATCGATGCCTACAAATCGGCGACCGACACAGGCAGCCTGCCCAGAGAAGCCGGGGAGTCGGGGTACCCGCCAACGCTCAAATACCTGATCGAGCCCCAGGATCTCGTTGGAAAGGCCGGATTCTCAGACTCGATTGCCGCGCAACGCCTGGTGATCTTGCGACAGCTGCCGCGCGATCCATTCGCGACAGACCCGGAAATGACGGCCGAAGAGACCTGGAACACCCGCGCCTATGCAAGCCGCCCCGATGACCCCCAGCCGGGAGACGATGTGTTCGATGTTTCGTCCAGATCGCCTCGCATAGCGCTCGATGGCACGCCTTACACCAGCTGGTAAACGGTATGAAACCATCCATTCGACAGTCTTCACGCGATCGAGGCGCTCGACATGGCCGCGTCTGGCGAGACCGGCGCGGCTTTACCTTGATCGAGATGCTCGTGGTCATGACCCTGATTGCGATGCTGCTTACCCTGGCCGTTCCGCGGTACTTTGGCTCGCTGGAGAAAAGTCGGATTCGCGTACAGCAGCAGAACGTGGCGACTCTGCGAGACGCCATTGACAAGTACAAAGCCGATCTGGGTCGCTACCCCGATAACCTGCAGGATCTTGTGGTCAAAAGCTACCTCCGTCAGATCCCGCTCGATCCGGTGACCGAGGCGGCGGATTGGGTCGTGATCGCGCCGGCAGACCCGCAAACGGGCAACGTCTACGACATTCAACCCGCACCGGTCGCGCAACAACCGGCCGCAGAGGAGCGCTGAATGACTTCAAGGCAACCGCCCTTTGTTGCACATCGGCCTCACCAGATGCAGGGCGTCATGCTCCTGGCGCTGCTCATCGGGTTGGCCCTGTCCGGCATCGCACTGATGGGGGCCATCGACATGTGGACCATGCAAAGCCAGCGAGAGCGCGAACAGCAATTGCTGTTTGCCGGCGACCAGTACAGGCTGGCCATTCAACGCTATTTTTACGCGGCGCCTCAGGGAACACCCAAGACGCTGCCTCTCAGCTTCGACGCATTGCTGGAAGACGATCGATACCCCATGCCTGTGCGGCACCTGCGCCGCACCTACCCCGACCCCATCACGGGCAAACCCTGGGGCGAGGTGCGAACGGAAGATGGGCGTTTGTCCGGCGTGTACAGCCTTTCCGAGGCAACGCCGATCAAGCAGGCCGGCTTTTCGAGTGCCGACACCAGCTTTGCCGAACAAACCAGCTACCAAAAATGGGTTTTCTTTTTCAGAGGCGCTTCCCGCCTGCAGGGCACACCCCTCGCGGAGCCAGACAGTCCATCGAGCATCCGTCCCGGCATACCTGCGCGCCCCGATCTGGGGAGAAAACAATGAACATTTCAATGAACATTCGCATACTCATCATTGACGACAACGTTCTTTTTCGAAAAGGGCTGTCTGCTCTGCTGGGACAACAAACCGACCTGTCCGTCGTGGACGACATGGCGTTCGGGCGCGAGGCCATCCCAGCTTGCACTTCATACGAACCCGATGTCGTGGTGATGGACACCCACAGCCCAGGCGCCATGGTTCAGGAGCTGACAGAGCAAATCAAGCGCCGGCAGCCCAATGTGAAGATTCTGGTTCTCACCGACTCGCGCCTGGAAGAACACGTGCGCGCAGCATTGCAACTGGGTATGGATGGCTACGTGTTGAAAGACGCCAGCGTGGAAGAAATCTTGATCGCTATTCGAAGCGTGGCCAAAGGCAAGAAGTATTTGAGCCCCGACGTGTCGGGACATGTGGTGGAAAGTTTTCTTCATCCCGACCAGCAATCAGGCTCCTTGTCGCAGCTGGATCGGCTCACGAGCCGCGAACGCGGCGTGCTTCGACTCATCGCAGAAGGCAAGACCAACCGCAGCGCTGCGGAATTCCTTTGCGTGAGTCCCAAGACGGTCGAAAAACACCGCGCGAGCCTGATGCAAAAACTGGGTTTGCGCAACGCCACAGAAATCACGCTGATGGCCATCGAGATGGGCATCATCGAACGCCCCGCCTCGTTCGCAACCCGGATGGAGTCCCGGCGGACGCAGGCCAACAACACCTGAACTGACACCCGCCAAGGTTCGCAGGCAGGGCTATGGGCATTGTCAAGAAGTGCCCTACCCGGCTCAGGGAACGATCCACCCCGACAAAGCTTTCAAGGGGGCTTTCGGATCGGCCACCAGTTGCACCACAGACCGCCCTTTCGCTGCGAAACGCTGCCCGGGCGCCAAGCTGACGCTGGGGTACATGGACGGGCTGGGGGTCAGTGGCACGATGTGTTCCACCAACTCA encodes:
- a CDS encoding type II secretion system protein, producing the protein MTSRQPPFVAHRPHQMQGVMLLALLIGLALSGIALMGAIDMWTMQSQREREQQLLFAGDQYRLAIQRYFYAAPQGTPKTLPLSFDALLEDDRYPMPVRHLRRTYPDPITGKPWGEVRTEDGRLSGVYSLSEATPIKQAGFSSADTSFAEQTSYQKWVFFFRGASRLQGTPLAEPDSPSSIRPGIPARPDLGRKQ
- a CDS encoding type II secretion system protein; the encoded protein is MTQTNHHRVERGFTLIEMVITLALVGLISMFAVPLYEMTATRYKEAELRQALRTIRAGIDAYKSATDTGSLPREAGESGYPPTLKYLIEPQDLVGKAGFSDSIAAQRLVILRQLPRDPFATDPEMTAEETWNTRAYASRPDDPQPGDDVFDVSSRSPRIALDGTPYTSW
- a CDS encoding type II secretion system protein GspG; translated protein: MLVVMTLIAMLLTLAVPRYFGSLEKSRIRVQQQNVATLRDAIDKYKADLGRYPDNLQDLVVKSYLRQIPLDPVTEAADWVVIAPADPQTGNVYDIQPAPVAQQPAAEER
- a CDS encoding response regulator transcription factor — protein: MNISMNIRILIIDDNVLFRKGLSALLGQQTDLSVVDDMAFGREAIPACTSYEPDVVVMDTHSPGAMVQELTEQIKRRQPNVKILVLTDSRLEEHVRAALQLGMDGYVLKDASVEEILIAIRSVAKGKKYLSPDVSGHVVESFLHPDQQSGSLSQLDRLTSRERGVLRLIAEGKTNRSAAEFLCVSPKTVEKHRASLMQKLGLRNATEITLMAIEMGIIERPASFATRMESRRTQANNT